Proteins from a single region of Pseudomonas sp. 10S4:
- the ribF gene encoding bifunctional riboflavin kinase/FAD synthetase: MQLVRGLHNLRPQHRGCVATIGNFDGVHRGHQAILARLRERALELNVPSCVVIFEPQPREFFAPDTAPARLARLRDKLQLLADEGVDRVLCLAFNQRLSKLSASEFVDTILVDGLGVQHLEVGDDFRFGCDRVGDFDFLQQAGVLQGFTVEAAQTVELDGIRVSSTQVRNALAAADFALAERLLGRPFRIAGRVLHGQKLARQLGTPTANIQLKRRRVPLTGVYLVNVDIDGKTWPGVANIGVRPTVQGDGKAHLEVHLLDFAGDLYDRRLTVVFHHKLREEQRFASLEALKTAINADVAAARALSHLAPIANEEP; this comes from the coding sequence ATGCAGCTGGTTCGAGGCCTCCACAATCTGCGCCCCCAGCATCGGGGCTGTGTCGCCACTATTGGCAACTTTGACGGTGTTCACCGTGGTCACCAGGCTATCCTGGCCCGGCTGCGTGAACGCGCGCTCGAGTTGAACGTACCCAGCTGCGTGGTGATTTTTGAGCCGCAGCCGCGGGAATTCTTCGCCCCAGACACGGCCCCGGCCCGTCTGGCCCGGTTGCGGGACAAACTGCAGCTGTTGGCCGACGAAGGGGTCGACCGGGTCTTGTGCCTGGCGTTCAACCAGCGCCTGAGCAAACTCAGCGCCAGCGAATTCGTCGATACGATTCTGGTAGACGGTCTGGGCGTGCAGCATTTGGAGGTCGGTGACGACTTCCGTTTTGGCTGTGATCGGGTAGGGGATTTCGATTTCCTGCAACAGGCCGGCGTCCTGCAGGGGTTTACCGTCGAGGCTGCGCAAACCGTCGAGCTGGACGGTATTCGCGTCAGCAGCACCCAGGTGCGTAATGCCCTGGCCGCTGCCGATTTTGCCTTGGCCGAACGCTTGCTCGGTCGTCCGTTCCGGATTGCCGGGCGCGTCCTGCATGGCCAGAAGCTGGCGCGCCAACTCGGTACGCCAACTGCCAACATACAACTCAAGCGCCGTCGCGTGCCGCTGACCGGGGTTTACCTGGTCAACGTCGACATCGACGGCAAGACCTGGCCAGGCGTCGCCAACATCGGCGTGCGGCCAACGGTCCAAGGTGATGGCAAAGCCCACCTCGAAGTGCATCTTTTAGATTTTGCCGGCGATCTGTATGACCGGCGTTTGACGGTGGTTTTCCACCACAAGCTGCGTGAAGAGCAGCGTTTCGCCTCTCTGGAGGCGCTTAAGACGGCGATCAATGCGGATGTCGCCGCCGCCCGTGCCCTGTCGCACCTAGCGCCAATCGCTAATGAAGAGCCTTAA
- the murJ gene encoding murein biosynthesis integral membrane protein MurJ, which yields MNLLKSLAAVSSITMLSRVLGFVRDTLIARTFGAGMATDAFFIAFKLPNLLRRIFAEGAFSQAFVPILAEYKSQKGEEATRTFIAYVSGLLTLVLALVTALGMIAAPWVIWATAPGFTDTPEKFELTSSLLRVTFPYILLISLSSLAGAILNTYNRFSVPAFVPTLLNVSMIIFSVFLTPYFNPPVMALGWAVLVGGLAQLLYQLPHLKKIGMLVLPRLNLRDTGVWRVMKQMLPAILGVSVSQISLIINTIFASFLVAGSVSWMYYADRLMELPSGVLGVALGTILLPTLAKTYASKDRHEYSRILDWGLRLCFVLVLPCSLALGILAEPLTVSLFQYGQFSAFDASMTQRALIAYSVGLLGIIVIKVLAPGFYAQQNIRTPVKIAIFTLIVTQLFNLVLIGPLAHAGLALAISVGACINASLLFYQLRKQQMYQPQPGWGKFGLKLVIAVLVMSAVLLAGMHFMPAWDQGHMLERFLRLGALVVAGMVSYFGMLLLMGFRLRDFNRKALS from the coding sequence ATCGCCTTTAAACTGCCCAATCTGTTACGGCGGATCTTCGCCGAAGGGGCGTTTTCCCAGGCATTCGTGCCGATTCTTGCCGAATACAAGAGCCAGAAAGGCGAAGAGGCGACGCGAACCTTTATTGCCTACGTCTCGGGCCTGCTGACGTTGGTGCTGGCGCTGGTGACGGCGCTGGGCATGATCGCCGCACCCTGGGTTATCTGGGCCACGGCGCCGGGTTTCACCGATACACCGGAAAAATTCGAACTGACGTCCAGCCTGTTGCGGGTGACTTTTCCCTACATCTTATTGATCTCCCTGTCCTCATTGGCCGGGGCGATCCTCAATACCTATAACCGTTTCTCGGTGCCGGCCTTCGTGCCGACGCTGCTGAACGTCAGCATGATCATCTTTTCGGTGTTCCTGACGCCGTACTTCAACCCGCCGGTCATGGCCCTGGGCTGGGCGGTGCTGGTCGGTGGCCTGGCGCAACTGCTCTATCAACTGCCGCATCTGAAAAAGATCGGCATGCTGGTGTTGCCGCGGCTGAATCTGCGCGACACCGGCGTCTGGCGGGTAATGAAGCAAATGTTGCCGGCGATTCTTGGGGTTTCCGTCAGTCAGATTTCCCTGATCATCAACACCATCTTCGCCTCGTTCCTGGTAGCCGGCTCTGTATCGTGGATGTATTACGCCGACCGCTTGATGGAGTTGCCGTCCGGCGTGCTGGGCGTGGCGTTGGGCACGATTCTGCTGCCGACCCTGGCCAAGACTTACGCCAGCAAGGATCGCCACGAGTATTCGCGAATCCTCGATTGGGGCCTGCGCCTGTGCTTCGTGCTGGTGTTGCCGTGCTCCCTGGCACTGGGGATTCTGGCGGAGCCGCTGACCGTTTCGTTGTTCCAGTACGGCCAGTTCAGCGCGTTTGATGCATCGATGACTCAGCGGGCGTTGATCGCTTATTCGGTCGGTTTGCTCGGGATTATCGTGATCAAAGTGCTGGCGCCGGGCTTTTATGCGCAACAAAACATCCGCACACCGGTGAAAATCGCGATTTTCACCCTTATTGTTACCCAGCTGTTCAACCTGGTGTTGATCGGTCCACTGGCCCATGCCGGCCTGGCACTGGCTATCAGTGTTGGTGCCTGCATTAACGCCAGTTTGTTGTTCTATCAACTGCGCAAACAACAGATGTACCAACCGCAACCGGGCTGGGGGAAGTTCGGCCTTAAGCTGGTGATTGCTGTGCTAGTGATGTCCGCGGTATTGCTGGCCGGAATGCATTTCATGCCGGCCTGGGATCAGGGGCATATGCTTGAGCGTTTCCTGCGTCTGGGCGCCTTGGTGGTGGCGGGCATGGTGTCCTATTTCGGCATGTTGCTGTTGATGGGCTTCCGTTTGCGCGACTTCAATCGCAAGGCGTTGAGCTGA